The following DNA comes from Rosa rugosa chromosome 5, drRosRugo1.1, whole genome shotgun sequence.
GATTTTCAACTCAAAAGCAAtcgtacaaaaaaaaaaaaattaagggcaTAGGATTGTGAAAACAAAGACTATATAGACTATTGGGAATACACACCAACAAGTTGTTTATGGTGACAATTGTTCTCCAGGTTCTGATGGTGGAGGTTCTCAAGAAATTTGCAGATACAGAGAGGTTGAATTGGGGACAATGGGGTGTATGCATTGGGATTGCAGTCATCTCTTGGCCAATTGGTTGGCTAGTCAAGTTTATACCTGTTCCAGAGAAACCCATATTCAGCTATCTGAATTTCATACTACATTAAtcaatttttcatttaattttcagatttttattaattttgtgAAGTATTGCGAAGTTAATTAATTCTTATTGACTAACGCATTGACAATTCAACACAAATCTATGACAGGTTCATTAATTAGAGTCTCTCGATCTAAAACCTCACCAGACCAAAGCATCGTAGTGTAGTTTAATATATTCTCATCCAACTACGAGAtaccatgtttttttttttttgtcagacaAATACCAGATACCATATATAGGTGATAGGTATGCCAAtctactagtttttttttttccttagaagTATGATTGCTTGCTCCCTTAGAAGTATGAGGACGAAAGCGAATCGAGATTCAAAAATAATATCCCGCAGTAGCACTATAATAAAGCGatataaacaaaataaggaCAAAAAACAGTTGACACGAGATTTAAAGTGATTCGGCAAATTTCATGTCTACGTCCACCTAACATATTTGCTCTTTCACTATGAGAATAAAACTAGTACAAGATACATGAGTTAAATCTCATAACCCAAATCTCAAAACTCTTATACACCATTAATAGCCTACAACAATTAATAGTTTAATACATTCACGTACGAAGACCTTGCCAATTTGCCCATGCACATATGCATTACGTGAAACATGCAACAATGTTTTCTATACCAACTATGTCAATTGTCAAACATAATTGCCACATTAATACTTGTGGGTCATCAATTCTTTTTGCATGAGGATGAATACCAATCTCAACAGTTATagcatatatataaacaaaagaTAATGGCGTTATGCATGTGTTAACCCGCCATAAACTTTATAATAGCGAAAGATAATGGTTCACCGTTGGTACGTACATTAAGGCATTAAGCCCTAATTAAGTGGTAACAAGTATGTCCAAATTAATACCAACTTACCAAAATAAAGTGGAAAAGAGGCTCCCCAAATAGCAGCAACGAGGTGCTTCAAATCCAATTCAATCTCTATCCCAAACTCTTGAATTCTCATACAAATCCACCTTGAGCCCTTACCTCTTCCACCGTGACTAGCTGCCATTGTTATGCAATTGTGGTAGTGCAATTTGCACGAAGAGAATTTGCCACCGAATTAAACATTTTTTCAAAGAATTCACGTCTCTGATCTGGTCCCAATTCAATGATGAAGATGCATGGACTCTTCGGGGCATGAGTATAAGCTTGAGTTTACTAAGAACAGGATCCTGAAGCAGGTTATAAAAGCATGCATCATGCCCCTTCCACAAGAGGAGCACATGGAATTGAAGTGTTGTTGCGAAAATAAATTAATGTACTTTCTGGAATGCCTCAAGACGCTAATCTCATCCTTGTACGTGGACATATATGACATGACTAGTGAGACTTGATTGATAGATATGTGCTATTTGCATGGCCGAGTTTAAGTAGATATTTTAGCTACTCGCTTGCCTGCTTACACATTTTTCATTGACATTGCATTCTCGGGTGGCTGGGGACGAATCTCAAGCGTCCTTTGTGTCGAGATCCAATGCCTCATGATGATGCAGATCAATTTTTCTATGTCGACTCTGACTCCATTTATTCAGTAACGGTATTCCATCGTTCTTGGTATTTCGAAGTTGAGTCGAAAACATGCAACCGACTCTTCCCAGGCTTCAGATCCAATTCAATGTCTACAGATTAAACCCGTATGGAATGTTTCTGGATGAAGGTGAAGACCGTGAAGCTACACATTTACCTATATAAGCGTGATGTTGGGAAAATCCACCTCAAAACGGAACCACAAATACTTATTATCCGTATTCGTTGGGGGCTGCAGCCAACTATTATTACCCAACTTCTTAAAGGAATGAATGTTCCCCGGCATGAGCAGCCACCTATTGTTGCCAAAATATTTGAGGGGCTTGCTAATTACAAATAgtgatgatggtggtggtgatgctTTATATCAATGTGAATATCTACGAAGAGACTTTGGAATTGTTCGATGTTAGGGCTTTTCATCGATGGTATGCATGATTAGATGTATTGGAATCGAACATCCCATTACAAACAAAACCGATGCTAGGGTTGCGAGGGAACTAGCCCATGAGGAATCAAAAATAGCATACGACCCTAAGCCGGTCTGATACTAAATCAGCCATTGAGGGGttggagagagggagagtgagAGTTGATAGGTAATATTATGGTATTTGTATGAGTGACTTTGAGGATGGTTTAATTAGTAGTTATTCGCGCGCTTCCCCTGCTTACACATTTTAATTTCTTGCATTCTCTTGCTGCTGGAGATCGATCACAACTGTCCCTTTTGCCGATACCCATTGCCTCTTAATTGAAAGATACTTCTATATTTTGATTTACTTTTTCAGAAAATATAGTTGTACATTAGTGCTTTGGATTAATCTTAGTTGCATGTCACTGCCATGGCATGGTTTGGTGCTGGTGTGCTTGGTCTGTACTATGCCATGTCTCAACTTGGACGGTAACCCATAGTTTTGCGGTCTCTAAATTTTACATGAATGCATCAACCCTTTCAGGTGGAAGTTGTTAAAGACCTATTAAAGAATTGGACACCAATTATTTCGTCTGTCCATGTCCAGTCTTACAAGTTATGACAAAGCGTATAACGTTGAGTTATGAATTTTCTATCAtgtatctttctttctttatttttccttcttttccagAAGGATAGGACGTAATCGGGTAGAGGGAATATGACAGCCAATCGGCTTATCTACAACCCAAACGTGAAggcaagaaacaaaagaataatCCCAACTTCAAAAAACTAGGTGAGCTACCTGAACGAACATACCAATACTCACATTGTTGCTTAAATATTGATAGAGAAAACAAATGGTGAGCTCTGACCATGCGCATTTGTGTTAAGGGTAAAAGTGTATTTTGCCAACTACTTGACACTCGTAGTATAAATAGCTGACTAGTACTCTCATTCTCTAATATGTTCTCGTTCTGAATTGAATACCATACAGACGTCTTCTTCatcgttttctttctttttgttcaaGAAAATATACAAAGCTTTCCATTTGTTGTAGTGAAGATCTTAAACAAAATAAGCACGTTATATGTTTGAGATCATGATATGATCACATGCATAGAACAGCTGAATGCAATCTACTGACCGGGTTCCAATTTTGTGGACTCGATCTTCCTTGAAAGTCGAAACAGTAGGTAGCCCTAGCTTGCGTGGGTTTTTCCGACGTTGTTACGGCGAAGTTCCGACATGAAATTACCATGCTATTAACTCTGAGATATATTGCTAGTGAATTAAGTTGTGCATGAGTTTCGGTAGAAGTCAACGTACTATTTCCGTCAAAACTTATTGACCGCGTCATAGCAAATTAGAAATTCgctggagattttttttttgtttcaactcGTCTGGTACGTGTAAGATACTAAGATTAATCCATGTATGTTTTGACAGATTGTTTAATATCACGTTCAACTAAGAATCTGAATtaatgtattaaaaaaaatctgaatTAATTGTTCGTCTTATCTTCGGCGTTTGATATTAAGGGATTTGGGAATATTTTTTGGTGGAAAAAGAATTTGGGACTTTTGACCAAACTTAGATTCAGGTCGTTAATTTTTAGTACTACGACATACATGCATATATGTAGTTTACAACCATCAATGAAAATTTGAACCTAAGTTTCTTTATTTATCCATGTGCTATAACATGTTGGTTTTGTACgggaaaaaagaaattcatcTCACCATGCCACATCAGGATGATGAGTTCAAAGCAGTGGTGGGAACTTAGGAAATTGAAGTCGGTATCAGTttaattttgtttattattgaaaaatgtaattttagaaaaactcaaaaatatGGACTCACTCCTATTGGGTTACTTTGCTTGGGGtttttttacaaaaaaataaaatatatatatatatatatataatatgcatGCACGCGTTCCCGCGTAttcattgtttctttgattCCTACAACAATTTCCCAATGGAATCCACTTTTGGCAGAGCATTGTCATAGTCTGATATCATGTTCTCCACGACTTTACAACCACCATAGAAATAAATTGGTGAATCAGTTGGCTACTCGTCTTCCTCCCATCATCATAGAGCTCTTTCCAGGAAAATGTGTAATACAGACTCTTATCAAAGTTCGGAATGATCGACATGAAAGCGGGCGTAAGTTTCATGGAagggtttgaaactttgaatccCTACAGAGTACAGAGACTTTGAATCCCTACAGAGACTTTGAATCCAAGTAAACTTCATTACTATATAAAGTAAGGGTTTTGCATACAAGGTGATATACAACATTAGCTACAAGATATCCTTTTGCACTTGAGCATTCCTAAATCAATTGTGACACGATCCCATTGTCTTGTCAAAAGTTCTTTACTGCCAATCGATCGATCAGAATAGTTTCTGTGATACCCCTTGCTGTTTCGAAAGAGCATGAGTAGGTTTGCCCTGCATGAAAAATTGGGAAGCAATGTTCGGTTGATTCTTGATGTTCCGAGCAGCAGTCTTGGCATAAGCAAAAGAAAATGGCATTCTGCTTTCATTACCATCTACTGCTCTAGAGCCTTCCTCTCTTTACGACCTTCTACTCTTCCCAAACATACCAACTCCACATTCATATCTCGCACACTCTCTTGCTCCATTGTTAGCGTCGAGCCAGTCTCGGTCCCAGCCGTTAATGGATTCCAAGCAGACCAAAAAAGCCTCACTGAGCTTGTGAAGGAAAAAAATCTCAAGGAGCTCTCGGAGCTTGGAGGGGTTGAAGAAGTAGCATCAGCTCTCAAAACTGATGCAGAGCATGGAATCAATGGTGATGATGCTGAAGATATTGCGCGCAGACACGAAGCATTTGGTTCCAATACATACAAGAAACCGCCAACGCAAGGATTCCTCCATTTTGTGTGGGAAGCCTTCAAAGACCTCACAATCCTAATCCTCTTGGGATGTGCTGCGCTTTCTCTTGGTTTCGGCATCAAAGAACATGGATTGAAAGACGGTTGGATTGACGGTGGAAGCATTTGTCTCGCAGTCATTCTGGTCATTTCTGTTTCAGCCATTAGCAACTACAGACAGAGCAGACAGTTTGACAAATTGTCCAAAGTCAGTAACAATCTCCAAATTGAGGCTGTGAGAAATGGAAGGCGCCAGCAGATTTCCATATTTGAAATTGTGGTAGGTGATGTCATTTGTTTGAAGATTGGAGACCAAGTTCCAGCTGATGGATTGCTTTTAGATGGCCATTCTTTATCAGTAGATGAATCAAGCATGACAGGGGAGAGCGACCATGTTGAGGTAAGTGTCACTGAGAATCCTTTCTTGTTCTCTGGGACTAAAATAGCTGATGGTTATGGTCGCATGCTTGTCACGTCAGTCGGGATGAACACAAACTGGGGTGAAATGATGAGCCAAATTAGCCAAGACACCAGTGAAAAGACACCTCTGCAAGCACGTTTAGACAAGCTAACTTCGTCCATCGGTAAAGTTGGTTTGGCAgttgctttctttgttcttgTAGTCATGTTGGTCCGATACTTCACAGGGAATACAGAGGATGAGAATGGAAACAAAGAGTACAATGGCAGCAAGACAAAATCTAATGACATCATAAATGCCGTTATTGGGATTGTAGCAGCTGCCGTTACAATTGTTGTGGTGGCAATTCCAGAAGGTCTACCATTAGCTGTGACTCTCACTCTTGCTTATTCCATGAAGAGAATGATGGTTGATAACGCAATGGTGCGGAAGCTCTCTGCTTGTGAGACCATGGGATCTGCTACAACAATTTGTACTGACAAAACAGGTACTCTGACCATGAACCAGATGAAGGTGACTAAGGTTTGGTTGGGGAAAGAATGTGTGGAAGAAGAAGCTTATTCATCCATCTCTCCTTATGTTCTCGACTTGATCCAAGAAGGGGTTGCTCTTAATACAACTGGTGGTGTGTACAGGCCTAGCTTGGATTCTGAAATTGAGATCTCAGGCAGTCCAACTGAAAAGGCTATTCTTTCATGGGCGGTACATGGGTCGAACATGGATATGGAGAAAGTCGTGAAGAGTTGTAGCATTCTCCACGTTGAAGCCTTTAATTCGAAGAAGAAACAGAGTGGAGTTCTGGTGAAGAGAAAGGCTGATAACTCAGTCCATGTACACTGGAAAGGGGCAGCAGAGATGATACTAGCAATGTGCACAAGTTACTACAATGCCTCTGGAGTTGTTAAGGATATGGATACAATTGAAAAAAGGAACTTTGAGCAGATTATTCAAGGTATGGCAGCTAGCAGCCTCAGATGCATAGCATTCGCACATAAACAAGTTCCCACTGAAGAGCGACTAAATGCAGACCAGAAAGTTGTGCTAAAGGAAGATGGATTGACCCTATTGGGAGTTGTCGGTCTTAAAGATCCATGTCGTCCCGGTGTGAAGAAAGCAGTTGAAGAATGCCAATATGCAGGGGTGAACGTCAAAATGATTACCGGCGACAATGTTTTCACTGCAAAAGCCATAGCCACTGAA
Coding sequences within:
- the LOC133707792 gene encoding putative calcium-transporting ATPase 13, plasma membrane-type; the protein is MSRFALHEKLGSNVRLILDVPSSSLGISKRKWHSAFITIYCSRAFLSLRPSTLPKHTNSTFISRTLSCSIVSVEPVSVPAVNGFQADQKSLTELVKEKNLKELSELGGVEEVASALKTDAEHGINGDDAEDIARRHEAFGSNTYKKPPTQGFLHFVWEAFKDLTILILLGCAALSLGFGIKEHGLKDGWIDGGSICLAVILVISVSAISNYRQSRQFDKLSKVSNNLQIEAVRNGRRQQISIFEIVVGDVICLKIGDQVPADGLLLDGHSLSVDESSMTGESDHVEVSVTENPFLFSGTKIADGYGRMLVTSVGMNTNWGEMMSQISQDTSEKTPLQARLDKLTSSIGKVGLAVAFFVLVVMLVRYFTGNTEDENGNKEYNGSKTKSNDIINAVIGIVAAAVTIVVVAIPEGLPLAVTLTLAYSMKRMMVDNAMVRKLSACETMGSATTICTDKTGTLTMNQMKVTKVWLGKECVEEEAYSSISPYVLDLIQEGVALNTTGGVYRPSLDSEIEISGSPTEKAILSWAVHGSNMDMEKVVKSCSILHVEAFNSKKKQSGVLVKRKADNSVHVHWKGAAEMILAMCTSYYNASGVVKDMDTIEKRNFEQIIQGMAASSLRCIAFAHKQVPTEERLNADQKVVLKEDGLTLLGVVGLKDPCRPGVKKAVEECQYAGVNVKMITGDNVFTAKAIATECGILRPGQDMIGAVIEGVEFRNYTPEQRMEKVEKICVMARSSPFDKLLMVQCLKQKGHVVAVTGDGTNDAPALKEADIGLSMGIQGTEVAKESSDIVIMDDNFASVATVLMWGRCVYNNIQKFIQFQLTVNVAALVINFVAAVSAGQVPLTAVQLLWVNLIMDTLGALALATEKPTRELMEKPPVGRTAPLITNIMWRNLLPQALYQITVLLILQFRGKAIFGVSDKVKDTLIFNTFVLCQIFNEFNARKLEKKNVFKGIHTNKLFMGIIAVTIVLQVVMVEVLKKFADTERLNWGQWGVCIGIAVISWPIGWLVKCIPVPEKPIFSYLKMKKKHSV